The DNA sequence GCGGGGCTCGGGGGGGTGATCCTCTTCGGTGTCCTCCCCGACTCGGAGAAGGACCCCCTGGGCCGGGGGGCCTACCACCCGGAGGGGATCGTCCAGAGGGCCATCCGGACCCTGAAGCGGCACCACCCGGAGCTTCTGGTCATCGCCGACACCTGCCTTTGCGAGTACACCGACCACGGCCACTGCGGGGTGGTCCGGGAGGGGCGGATGGGGTTCTACGTGGACAACGAGGCCAGCCTGGACCTCCTGGCCCAGACCGCCCTCTCCCAGGCCGAGGCGGGGGCGGACGTGGTGGCCCCCAGCGCCATGATGGACGGCCAGGTGCGGGCCATCCGGGAGGCGCTGGACCGGGGGGGCTTTGCCCACGTCCCCGTCCTCTCCTACGCGGTCAAGTACGCCTCGAGCTTCTACGGCCCCTTCCGGGAGGCCGCCGCCTCCGCCCCCCGGTTCGGCGACCGGGCCGGGTACCAGATGGACCCCCGGGGGGGGCTCTGGGACGCCCTCTGGGAGGCCCAGCTGGACGATCTGGAGGGGGCCGACCTCCTCATGGTCAAGCCGGCCCTGCCCTACCTGGACGTCCTGGCCGAGCTCAAGCGCCGCTTCTCCAAACCCCTTGC is a window from the Thermus filiformis genome containing:
- the hemB gene encoding porphobilinogen synthase; its protein translation is MGPRRLRFTEGIRRLVAEVDLSPRHLVWPLFVKEEGEKEGISSMPGVFRHPLKDLPALGEEALEAGLGGVILFGVLPDSEKDPLGRGAYHPEGIVQRAIRTLKRHHPELLVIADTCLCEYTDHGHCGVVREGRMGFYVDNEASLDLLAQTALSQAEAGADVVAPSAMMDGQVRAIREALDRGGFAHVPVLSYAVKYASSFYGPFREAAASAPRFGDRAGYQMDPRGGLWDALWEAQLDDLEGADLLMVKPALPYLDVLAELKRRFSKPLAAYQVSGEYAMLKAAALAGYLDERRAVLESLYALRRAGAQVILTYYAPQASAWLRESLP